In Verrucomicrobiia bacterium, the following are encoded in one genomic region:
- a CDS encoding permease prefix domain 1-containing protein, with translation MFKLEQAISEWRQQIAAGGIKTPDVLDELESHLRDDVESQAQAGRSGQEAFDAAIQRLGQIRVLRKEFKNGRGMGIGRFFRPELIMMGVGLLCMAFGGFWYWIALKVALAIASALGGAGLEPVGLTWSALIFCSGAGLVFASVVWVIRRRRRTQAKYL, from the coding sequence ATGTTTAAACTCGAACAGGCAATTTCAGAATGGCGACAGCAAATTGCCGCGGGTGGTATCAAAACACCCGATGTCTTGGACGAACTGGAAAGCCACCTGCGCGATGACGTGGAATCGCAAGCCCAGGCAGGCAGGTCAGGGCAAGAAGCCTTTGACGCAGCCATCCAACGCCTGGGCCAAATCAGGGTGCTGAGAAAGGAGTTTAAGAACGGCAGAGGGATGGGCATCGGTCGATTCTTCCGACCCGAACTGATTATGATGGGCGTCGGCCTGCTTTGTATGGCGTTTGGAGGGTTCTGGTATTGGATTGCCTTGAAAGTGGCGCTCGCAATCGCCAGCGCGTTGGGGGGTGCCGGTCTGGAGCCCGTTGGTCTGACATGGTCAGCGCTGATATTCTGTTCGGGCGCTGGGTTGGTGTTCGCTTCCGTTGTCTGGGTGATTCGCCGCCGCCGGAGAACCCAGGCCAAATACCTATAA
- a CDS encoding BT4734/BF3469 family protein: MSELNTVATPTGTNTCPPTGKQPSHNLVEYRGLRVVAGTTYDLERKVSVGTATGNDITKSVTVAEALEFIRSDKARKTVELARLAQKEMAVRIEEILREASETGELIVEKDDQCFLKVDEKKLWPQAHKDLVGAVTGIYQEFALDRKESWADVGQLSAARAEILALAWRMAKAQYLPGWTFAGLFSLRTISNITRSAGLMPLDFDHVADVPALIAKIKADPLFFACEKSPSLTGVKAQVRIPDDAAKDPKVYLRCFETAERYIMQFYPEVTLGVDKQAKAVSQLTFFMHDPEAFCRPDSYILLPDDAQAEGGPKQKHNPGIATVTTDKPTIARKPKTFPFNGYSPEKQWEVVKSATDALMAHLEKVPSGPGDRNGFWTRLGYAYRDWMKDVDSEALINEARQYLLDLADEHYGGGTQPVQNALDSGGGECGLGTLFKLAMDYAGWVPPWRSKVEDIVVLPSGEVTISKCAEEVFKRIGPSHTLFNRGGVVVEVSYDKQGNAYLEPIKADGFRSRVEKFGRLMAWRQADKESVLKPSKMSVDDAKALLASKEMAEYLPPISSVLRCAVITENDKGELVVLGNGYHPENGGMLIVQANEVPEVPLEEAKELLLSIVAEFEFQSAGDKSRNLAARITPALRMGGFIEGSIPLDVMEADQPQAGKGYSHAITTAFYNETAYYVAQRDGGVGSWDESFATGLMTGRPFIALDNTRGRLDSPYFESFLTCPGLFGARVPGSIEALVDPKRFLVQLTSNGMESTSDLAARSSICRILKPEKPYVDMPGMVRAEQAAALGCIFAVVREWHRRGKPRRDGTGHDFHEWCGILDYIVQAILGCAPLMQGHKQAQARVSDPVQTWIRQMALAAKGENKLKHPFTASDLVELCILAGIEIPRVGSSTDVIRTRKIVGLLMRRVFKNGNEVDVEGFKLSRSELTYEKESGHSDTTYAYTFECV, translated from the coding sequence ATGTCCGAGCTTAATACCGTAGCAACGCCAACCGGCACTAACACCTGCCCGCCGACCGGGAAGCAGCCAAGCCATAACCTGGTTGAGTATCGCGGACTCCGTGTCGTCGCTGGCACAACTTACGACCTGGAGCGCAAGGTCTCGGTCGGCACCGCGACGGGCAACGACATCACGAAATCGGTGACGGTCGCAGAGGCGCTTGAGTTCATACGCTCCGACAAAGCGCGCAAAACCGTGGAACTGGCGCGGCTTGCGCAGAAGGAAATGGCCGTTCGCATCGAGGAAATCCTGCGGGAAGCTTCTGAGACGGGCGAGCTAATCGTCGAAAAGGATGACCAGTGCTTCCTGAAAGTGGACGAGAAAAAACTGTGGCCCCAGGCCCACAAAGATTTAGTGGGTGCCGTCACCGGCATCTATCAGGAGTTTGCACTGGACAGAAAGGAATCCTGGGCGGATGTTGGCCAACTGTCCGCAGCTCGGGCTGAAATTCTGGCGCTCGCGTGGCGGATGGCCAAAGCCCAATACCTACCGGGGTGGACTTTCGCAGGTTTGTTCAGTCTGCGCACCATCTCCAATATCACGAGGTCGGCGGGCTTAATGCCATTGGACTTCGACCATGTGGCCGATGTTCCCGCTCTGATCGCCAAAATCAAAGCCGACCCGCTATTCTTCGCCTGCGAAAAAAGTCCATCTCTCACCGGCGTGAAGGCGCAGGTGCGCATCCCTGATGATGCCGCCAAAGACCCGAAGGTTTACCTGCGCTGCTTCGAGACGGCTGAACGATACATCATGCAGTTCTATCCCGAAGTCACCCTGGGAGTCGATAAGCAGGCCAAAGCAGTCAGCCAGCTCACGTTTTTCATGCACGACCCCGAGGCTTTTTGCAGGCCGGACAGTTATATCCTTCTGCCGGACGATGCGCAGGCCGAAGGCGGTCCCAAACAGAAGCACAATCCGGGCATCGCCACGGTCACGACTGACAAGCCCACCATAGCGCGGAAGCCCAAAACGTTTCCCTTCAATGGATACTCGCCCGAGAAACAATGGGAAGTGGTGAAGTCGGCGACGGATGCCTTGATGGCCCACTTGGAGAAAGTGCCGAGTGGCCCCGGCGACCGCAATGGGTTTTGGACACGCCTGGGCTACGCCTATCGGGACTGGATGAAAGACGTGGATTCCGAGGCGCTGATCAATGAGGCGCGGCAATACCTTCTCGACCTGGCCGACGAACACTACGGCGGCGGAACGCAGCCGGTGCAGAACGCATTGGATTCCGGTGGCGGCGAATGCGGCCTGGGCACGCTTTTCAAACTTGCAATGGATTATGCGGGGTGGGTGCCGCCATGGCGCTCCAAGGTCGAGGACATTGTGGTGTTGCCAAGCGGAGAGGTCACCATCAGCAAATGCGCCGAAGAGGTCTTCAAGCGGATAGGCCCATCGCATACTTTGTTCAACCGAGGAGGGGTCGTCGTCGAGGTCAGCTACGACAAACAGGGCAACGCCTACCTCGAACCGATCAAAGCTGATGGGTTTCGCAGCCGGGTGGAGAAGTTCGGGCGGCTGATGGCGTGGCGTCAGGCTGACAAAGAGTCCGTCCTGAAGCCCTCGAAAATGTCGGTTGATGATGCGAAGGCGCTGTTGGCGAGCAAGGAAATGGCCGAGTATTTGCCGCCGATTTCAAGTGTGCTGCGTTGCGCCGTGATCACCGAGAATGACAAAGGAGAACTGGTCGTCCTCGGAAACGGGTATCACCCGGAAAATGGCGGTATGCTGATCGTCCAGGCAAACGAAGTCCCGGAAGTGCCGTTAGAGGAGGCCAAAGAGCTGCTGCTCAGTATAGTTGCTGAGTTTGAGTTTCAATCGGCGGGCGACAAGAGCCGCAACCTGGCCGCTCGGATTACACCGGCGCTGCGCATGGGCGGATTCATTGAGGGCAGCATTCCGCTGGATGTGATGGAGGCGGACCAACCGCAGGCCGGTAAGGGATATTCGCACGCCATCACGACGGCGTTCTACAACGAAACCGCCTATTATGTTGCGCAGCGCGACGGTGGCGTGGGGTCATGGGATGAAAGTTTTGCCACGGGTCTCATGACGGGGAGGCCGTTCATTGCCCTGGACAACACACGGGGAAGGCTCGATTCCCCATACTTTGAGAGTTTCCTCACATGTCCGGGTTTGTTCGGGGCGAGGGTGCCTGGGAGTATTGAGGCACTCGTGGACCCGAAACGATTCCTGGTCCAGCTCACCAGCAACGGCATGGAGTCAACGTCGGATTTAGCAGCGCGTTCCTCTATCTGCCGCATACTTAAACCCGAGAAGCCCTACGTGGACATGCCGGGCATGGTAAGGGCGGAACAAGCTGCGGCCCTGGGCTGCATCTTCGCAGTTGTCCGGGAGTGGCATCGGCGTGGCAAACCGCGCAGGGATGGAACGGGGCATGACTTTCACGAGTGGTGCGGCATCCTCGATTATATCGTGCAGGCAATCCTGGGTTGTGCTCCACTGATGCAAGGGCACAAGCAGGCTCAGGCCAGGGTATCTGATCCCGTCCAGACCTGGATACGCCAGATGGCTCTGGCTGCCAAGGGAGAGAACAAACTCAAGCATCCCTTTACGGCCTCCGATTTGGTCGAGCTGTGCATTCTTGCAGGCATCGAAATTCCCCGCGTCGGCTCATCAACCGATGTCATCAGAACGAGGAAAATCGTGGGCCTCTTGATGAGGCGGGTTTTTAAAAATGGCAACGAAGTTGACGTGGAGGGCTTCAAACTTTCCAGGTCGGAACTGACCTACGAGAAGGAGTCCGGCCATTCCGATACGACTTACGCATACACTTTTGAATGTGTGTAA
- a CDS encoding nucleoside 2-deoxyribosyltransferase, which yields MANPPSKRAREPQTRSYSGPFAASEGRSNPSTNARRKSAFDSGKLFALNVEAIKSADAMLAVLDQLDPDSGTAWECGYAYAVGIPIFGLRTDLRRSTEGGPESVNLMLARSCTAFIEVPPQRRSDIGWVARQVCLKIRKGLK from the coding sequence ATGGCGAATCCTCCAAGCAAACGGGCAAGAGAGCCTCAAACCAGAAGCTACAGTGGCCCATTTGCCGCTTCTGAGGGCAGGTCAAATCCATCCACCAATGCTCGACGGAAAAGTGCCTTTGATTCTGGAAAACTCTTCGCCCTAAATGTCGAAGCAATAAAGAGTGCAGATGCCATGCTCGCGGTTCTCGATCAGCTCGACCCGGATTCTGGAACCGCATGGGAATGCGGATATGCCTACGCTGTTGGTATTCCCATTTTTGGCCTTCGGACTGATCTCCGCCGTTCGACTGAGGGCGGACCCGAGAGCGTAAACCTCATGTTGGCACGGAGCTGCACGGCGTTTATCGAAGTGCCGCCACAAAGACGGTCAGACATTGGTTGGGTGGCACGGCAGGTCTGTTTGAAGATTAGGAAGGGGTTGAAGTAG
- a CDS encoding helix-turn-helix transcriptional regulator, which translates to MANAFGVVLRKHRKARKISQELLAEKADVASKMVSLVERSERNPSLNLADSLAQGLDVPLWQLIKEADGLRKKHGPKKG; encoded by the coding sequence ATGGCAAACGCTTTCGGTGTCGTCCTCAGAAAGCACCGGAAAGCCAGAAAGATTTCGCAAGAGCTTTTGGCGGAGAAGGCTGATGTGGCCAGCAAAATGGTCAGCCTTGTCGAGAGGTCCGAGAGGAATCCTTCGCTGAACCTGGCCGATTCCTTGGCGCAGGGTTTGGATGTGCCGCTTTGGCAGTTGATCAAGGAGGCTGACGGCTTGCGAAAAAAGCACGGGCCGAAAAAGGGCTGA
- a CDS encoding ankyrin repeat domain-containing protein, which yields MKTHAMLVGHPLREGRLNSDRCRWQVLILIIFASLAVGCGDPQESARKELAKLGKDFSPTVFIESIANGDKVAVKLFLAAGIDVNQPDKDGVTALMNATMKGDTNLVERLLEKGANVNAQSSQGMTALTVALMSSNEDLVKALLAKGANPNLAMTTTTGETGGITPLMTAVMGGRVETVKLLLAKGADVNARDEKGLTAADYAKAQPNPDILKLLQEMGAPAVTETQLAALLDQFSKDLRATALGSMRNGETSDACRKLIADRLSTFKDQELFTTNQLLEARVSAFNAVRSAIEGFALGTITSEMEEARQKAKPFMEFRKELQADKRVQAQLLCSAAVKDDGGLAKWLLEQGADVNARSEAGFTPLMFAATKGSDATAQILLAAGADASLKGYLGMTPVMYAAANGNTKILKLLLAAKGDVSAKNEKGQTALMMAEAKNDAEAFTLLKDAGAKE from the coding sequence ATGAAAACGCACGCGATGTTGGTAGGCCATCCCCTTCGTGAAGGTCGTCTCAATTCGGATCGGTGTCGCTGGCAGGTCTTGATCCTCATTATCTTCGCCTCGCTGGCAGTCGGCTGTGGCGATCCACAGGAGTCAGCTCGTAAAGAGCTGGCCAAGCTTGGCAAGGATTTCAGCCCGACCGTCTTTATTGAATCCATCGCCAACGGGGATAAGGTCGCGGTGAAGCTGTTTCTGGCGGCAGGCATCGACGTGAACCAGCCCGACAAGGACGGCGTTACGGCGCTGATGAACGCGACCATGAAAGGGGACACGAATCTCGTCGAGAGGCTTTTGGAGAAAGGGGCTAACGTAAACGCGCAAAGTAGCCAGGGGATGACCGCCTTGACCGTGGCGCTCATGTCGAGCAACGAGGATTTGGTGAAGGCCCTTCTGGCAAAGGGGGCCAACCCGAACCTGGCGATGACCACGACTACGGGAGAAACCGGGGGCATCACGCCGTTGATGACCGCCGTGATGGGCGGGCGTGTCGAAACTGTCAAACTGCTCCTCGCCAAAGGAGCAGATGTGAACGCGAGGGATGAAAAGGGTCTCACGGCGGCGGATTACGCCAAAGCCCAACCGAATCCTGATATTCTAAAGCTGCTGCAAGAAATGGGCGCGCCAGCCGTTACGGAAACTCAGTTGGCAGCCCTCCTGGATCAATTCAGCAAAGACCTTCGCGCCACAGCCCTCGGGAGCATGAGAAACGGCGAAACCTCGGACGCCTGCCGCAAGCTCATCGCGGATCGATTATCGACTTTCAAAGACCAGGAGTTGTTCACCACCAACCAGCTTCTTGAGGCTCGTGTCAGCGCGTTCAATGCGGTCCGCTCCGCCATCGAAGGTTTTGCGTTGGGCACGATCACTTCAGAAATGGAGGAGGCCCGCCAGAAGGCCAAACCGTTCATGGAGTTCCGCAAGGAGCTTCAAGCTGACAAGCGGGTCCAGGCCCAGTTGCTGTGCTCGGCGGCGGTGAAAGATGATGGAGGTCTCGCCAAATGGCTGCTGGAGCAAGGTGCCGACGTGAACGCCAGGAGCGAGGCCGGATTCACGCCGCTGATGTTTGCTGCCACGAAAGGCAGCGATGCCACGGCTCAAATACTATTGGCAGCGGGTGCCGACGCGAGCCTGAAGGGCTACCTGGGAATGACCCCAGTGATGTATGCTGCGGCGAACGGAAACACAAAAATTCTAAAATTGCTGCTTGCGGCCAAAGGCGACGTGAGCGCCAAGAACGAAAAGGGCCAGACAGCACTGATGATGGCCGAGGCCAAAAACGACGCCGAGGCTTTCACCCTGTTGAAGGACGCGGGCGCGAAAGAATAG